The sequence GATCATCGCGATCGCCAGAGGAGGGCTCTCCCTAGGCCATCTGCTTGGAGAATCTTACGATATCCGAGAAGTCTTCAGTATCAATACGATCGGGTATGAAGATACCATCAAATTGGACCAAGTGAAAGTCTTTAATATCCCGGAGTTATCAGAGGCTAAAAATGTACTCATTGTGGATGATATCGTAGACAGCGGTGACACATTGATAGAAGTGTTGAATGTGTTGCATAAAGCGTATCCGACTGTGAACTTTAGAACAGCTTCACTTTTTTATAAGAAAACTGCTAAAATAGCCCCAGATTGGTATGTACAAGAAGCAGATAGATGGATCGAGTTCTTTTGGTCTGTCGATTTAAATAGGAAAAAATAAATGGTATTAATGATAGACAACTATGACAGCTTTACCTACAATGTAGTGCAGTACTGTAGAGAGCTTGGAGCAGACCTAAAGGTCATACGTAATGATGAGATGACGATAGATGAGATCAAAGCATTACATCCTGACAAAATCATTCTTTCACCAGGGCCTTCCACCCCTGATGATGCAGGAGTGACTCTGGATGTGATCAGGGAATTTGCAGACACTACGCCTATTTTTGGTATCTGTTTAGGTCATCAGAGCATTGCACAGGCATTTGGCGGAGATGTGATCAGAGCCAAAAATATGATGCATGGAAAAACTTCTCAGATCATCGTGGATGCCGAAACACCTATTTTTAAAGACCTTCCACATGAATTCAGGGCCACACGTTATCACTCTTTAACGGTGAAAAAAGAGACACTGCCAGAGAGTGTCATCGCTACGTCACACAGTCAAGATGATGGTGAGATCATGTCGTTGCAGATCAAAGACAAACCTATTTATGGTGTGCAGTTCCATCCTGAGTCTATTATGAGTGAATATGGGCATGAAATGTTAGATAATTTTTTAAAACTCTAAGATACTAAAATGAAAAAACAGCATTTCTTTTTAGCATTCTTTTTTTATGCTATCGCTGTTTTTTACCTTGCTGCCACTACACCCATCAGTCCGCACGAGGCAAAGATACTCTATACTTCAGATGATATTGTAGGTACTTTGATGAGGTGGGGTGAAAGTCTTAATATAGGATTTTTAGGGCTAAGGGTTTTCTTTCTCTTTTTTGGATTTCTGACTATTGGGCTTTACTATGAACTGAGTCGACGTCATTTTCAAAAAGGTAAAGATGTCTATCTCTCGACACTCATCTTTATGCTGTTACCCGGTATCCTCACCGCAACCACCTTGGTGAATGTCGCTATTATTGTATTGCCGCTTGTGTTACTTTTTGTATTACTTTATGAAAAGGGACATACTCTTTTACTCCCTCCGATCATGCTTGCGCTTTTTTTCATTCATGAAGCTTCCATCATTTTCTTTATTGCCGTTCTATTTTATGCAGTGATGCACAAAGAGAAACCATTGGTTATTTTTTCTCTCAGCTTTCTCTTGGCCTTTCTCTATTTGGCTAAAGGCATTGAGGTAGGAGGAAGACCCTCAGGACACTTTGTGGAGATATTCGGATTGTATGCTACGGTTTTTTCACCTTTGCTGTTTCTCTATTTTTTCTTTGCGATGTATAGAATTTTGCTGAGAGGTGAAAAAACACTTATCTGGTACATCTCATTTGTTGCATTGGCTTTCTCTTTACTCCTGTCCATTAGGCAGCGTGTCTATATCACTGATTTCGCACCCTATGTGATGATCGCTATCGTGCTTATGCTGGATGTATTTAATCACTCTATAGGCGTACGTCTGCCAGAGTTTCAGAAACGGTACAGACAGGGTTTTATCGTGGTGATGTCGTTTCTTGCCCTCAGTGTTCTCTTCATTGTAGGACATAAGGTGCTCTATTTGGTTTTGGAAGATCCCAAACATCATTTTGCAGATCGTATCTACAGACCGTACCTGTTGGCAGAGAAGTTAAAGTCTCAGGGTATCAAGTGTTACGATGGGGCACATGGAAGAGAACGTTATCAGTTAAGATATTATGGCATACGATCCTGTACGCAAACAACTACTCAATAG is a genomic window of Sulfurovum sp. XGS-02 containing:
- a CDS encoding phosphoribosyltransferase is translated as MSSKPISMEKRYYPYEDFVADTRSLAQKIDWKFDTIIAIARGGLSLGHLLGESYDIREVFSINTIGYEDTIKLDQVKVFNIPELSEAKNVLIVDDIVDSGDTLIEVLNVLHKAYPTVNFRTASLFYKKTAKIAPDWYVQEADRWIEFFWSVDLNRKK
- a CDS encoding aminodeoxychorismate/anthranilate synthase component II, which encodes MVLMIDNYDSFTYNVVQYCRELGADLKVIRNDEMTIDEIKALHPDKIILSPGPSTPDDAGVTLDVIREFADTTPIFGICLGHQSIAQAFGGDVIRAKNMMHGKTSQIIVDAETPIFKDLPHEFRATRYHSLTVKKETLPESVIATSHSQDDGEIMSLQIKDKPIYGVQFHPESIMSEYGHEMLDNFLKL